Proteins from one Pirellulaceae bacterium genomic window:
- a CDS encoding glycoside hydrolase family 32 protein — protein MHESQPIRSPIALKCRQFFLMATGVMVWLVSAEPAPAAWVIAAAADNDLVQVLKASGVTAARFDSAAVAVASAATGDGVLVLADAYPEKTTPLTPALFKEARAKKIRLYVEYPSFLPDQKCGTPQTLKTGRWGNVLERTVVASDAFGDALKKSRILMIHGCHYLPAEARNPHLVVARVAGYDQAIYGLPNENVHPILFEHPAGEVLVATTKLSQFVTARYAPLDAWEPVWRIILKWAQPDADLPALRWTPPLRPSYARDAALPADAERSALRRGAEWYRKSGLLVHPSWQAFYDRPANTGPPTADWPDGHRAGPGPGRNAASGDGSLGLLEGFRSNIYHDGSQAVLWWRRADNHGESAGALALAGSVLQQPEFSRTGSNLADWLTGKSVLYNGVFADPKHPAFGLCGWNDVPRYYGGANGFDQVWGDDNARAWLGLLRAATALRSQHYDERLAQQLLAMMRLTGKKGFMVTHLDVPSLARNGWEGSFLGDHEHLAPHYQAYVQACFLWAARATGFPLLRERATKAIARMMEAYPQGWSATNDQFNQERARMLLPLAWLVRLDDTPKHREWLRRVATDLTRDMDASGAILTKIKRGPASNEAYGTGETTLIQANGDPNTDLFYTANFALAGLHEAAAATGEAFYRDAENKLVRFFCRVQVKSDSLPQFDGGWFRGFDYRRWEYWGSDADIGWSLYSMETGWIQGEVLSVLALRQMNTSLWEYTAASGIPGHFKKWRGRMLPDANIEKANEATNPEPPAASAPKAAKPAPPPTPAPDTPAMPAKPPASWLTYHLAHPAKTAPGDPNCIFFWKGRYHFHYIIEDKGGASYAHVSSTDMVHWKWHPTTLTPANMGHQMLSGTGFLTRDGKPAIIYHGQGSGRNQIAYAEDDLLEKWSKPVPVDPKTKSGAIPEMRHWDPDCWLDGKTYYAVSGGRDPHLMKSSDLKKWEYLGRLLHDEIPDVGVPRNEDISCPNMFRLGDKSMLLCLSHWLGCRYYLGHFKDEKYVPESHGLMNWFSEFDKGHEDVDVFAPESVLTPDGRRVMWAWSRVKERLKGVPIQSSVQSLPRELSLPKDGVLRIRPLRELETLRFDERSESNLKLESGTSYRLREISGDVLEIRVVVQPGAAQQFGVRLYCDQKGKHGFPITIEPGKKSMSLGETRVPFELKAAENLDLRIFLDKNIIEVFANDRQAALAPCKYDPKNLGVFLFCGESAILVREVKGWKMRSIYDNPLKTEN, from the coding sequence ATGCATGAATCCCAGCCAATCCGCTCGCCGATCGCGCTGAAATGCCGACAATTTTTCCTGATGGCCACCGGTGTGATGGTGTGGCTTGTAAGCGCCGAACCCGCGCCGGCAGCCTGGGTCATCGCGGCAGCTGCGGACAACGATCTCGTACAGGTGTTGAAAGCATCCGGGGTGACAGCAGCGCGTTTTGACAGCGCTGCAGTTGCGGTGGCCAGTGCGGCAACCGGCGACGGAGTGTTGGTCCTGGCCGATGCCTATCCGGAAAAGACCACGCCTCTGACTCCCGCGCTTTTTAAAGAGGCCCGGGCGAAGAAAATTCGCCTCTATGTGGAGTACCCTTCGTTCCTCCCGGACCAGAAATGCGGCACGCCGCAAACCCTGAAGACCGGCCGTTGGGGCAATGTTCTGGAGCGCACCGTGGTGGCCAGCGATGCCTTTGGCGATGCCTTGAAGAAGTCGCGCATCCTCATGATCCACGGCTGCCATTACCTGCCGGCCGAAGCGCGGAATCCGCACCTCGTCGTGGCGCGGGTCGCCGGTTATGACCAGGCGATCTACGGGCTCCCGAACGAAAACGTCCACCCGATTCTTTTCGAGCATCCGGCTGGCGAGGTGCTGGTGGCGACGACGAAACTCAGCCAGTTTGTAACCGCGCGCTACGCGCCACTGGATGCTTGGGAACCGGTGTGGCGCATCATCTTGAAGTGGGCTCAGCCCGACGCCGATCTCCCGGCACTGCGCTGGACGCCACCACTGCGGCCCTCCTACGCGCGCGATGCGGCATTGCCGGCGGATGCGGAGCGCAGCGCTCTTCGGCGCGGTGCCGAATGGTATCGCAAATCGGGCCTCTTGGTGCATCCCTCATGGCAGGCGTTCTATGACCGCCCGGCCAATACCGGACCGCCCACTGCCGACTGGCCGGACGGCCATCGTGCCGGACCAGGACCGGGGCGCAATGCCGCCAGCGGCGACGGCAGCCTAGGTCTGCTGGAGGGCTTCCGCTCGAATATCTATCACGATGGATCGCAGGCGGTGCTCTGGTGGCGGCGTGCCGACAATCACGGCGAATCGGCGGGAGCGCTGGCGCTGGCCGGCTCGGTCCTCCAGCAACCGGAGTTTTCCCGCACAGGATCAAACCTCGCCGATTGGCTGACCGGCAAGTCCGTTCTCTACAATGGCGTGTTTGCAGATCCAAAGCATCCCGCCTTCGGACTTTGCGGGTGGAACGACGTGCCTCGCTACTACGGCGGCGCGAACGGATTCGATCAAGTTTGGGGCGATGACAACGCGCGGGCATGGCTCGGCCTCCTTCGCGCCGCCACCGCCCTGCGCTCCCAACACTACGACGAACGCCTCGCCCAGCAACTGCTCGCGATGATGCGCCTGACAGGAAAAAAGGGATTTATGGTGACCCATCTGGATGTTCCCTCGCTGGCGCGGAATGGATGGGAAGGAAGCTTCCTCGGCGATCACGAGCACCTCGCACCGCATTACCAGGCCTACGTGCAGGCTTGTTTTCTCTGGGCCGCGCGTGCCACGGGATTTCCCCTGCTCCGGGAGCGGGCGACCAAAGCAATCGCGCGGATGATGGAGGCCTACCCGCAGGGCTGGTCGGCGACCAACGATCAGTTCAACCAGGAACGTGCCCGCATGCTGCTGCCACTGGCATGGCTGGTCCGCCTTGACGACACCCCCAAGCATCGTGAGTGGTTGCGGAGAGTGGCTACCGATCTTACCCGCGACATGGACGCTTCCGGTGCCATTCTCACCAAGATCAAACGGGGTCCTGCCAGCAACGAGGCATATGGCACGGGCGAAACCACTCTCATTCAAGCCAACGGAGACCCCAACACCGACCTCTTCTACACGGCCAACTTCGCCCTCGCTGGTCTGCACGAAGCCGCGGCCGCAACCGGTGAGGCGTTCTACCGCGACGCCGAGAACAAACTGGTGCGCTTCTTTTGCCGCGTGCAGGTGAAGAGTGATTCCCTGCCCCAGTTCGACGGCGGCTGGTTTCGCGGCTTTGACTACCGGCGCTGGGAATACTGGGGCAGCGATGCCGATATCGGCTGGAGTCTCTACAGCATGGAAACGGGCTGGATCCAGGGCGAAGTGCTCTCGGTGCTCGCCCTGCGCCAGATGAATACCTCGTTGTGGGAATACACCGCCGCCAGCGGCATCCCTGGCCATTTCAAAAAGTGGCGTGGACGCATGTTGCCGGACGCTAACATTGAGAAAGCGAACGAGGCGACGAATCCAGAGCCTCCCGCAGCATCAGCTCCCAAGGCGGCGAAACCAGCGCCTCCCCCAACCCCAGCGCCGGACACCCCGGCGATGCCGGCAAAGCCGCCTGCAAGCTGGCTCACCTACCATCTCGCCCATCCGGCCAAAACCGCTCCGGGCGATCCTAATTGCATCTTCTTCTGGAAAGGCCGGTATCACTTTCACTACATCATCGAAGATAAAGGTGGCGCCTCCTATGCCCATGTCTCCAGCACGGACATGGTTCACTGGAAGTGGCATCCCACCACCCTCACGCCTGCCAACATGGGCCACCAAATGCTCAGCGGCACCGGATTTCTGACCAGAGATGGAAAGCCCGCCATCATCTATCACGGCCAGGGGTCAGGAAGGAATCAAATCGCCTACGCCGAGGACGATCTCCTGGAAAAATGGTCCAAGCCCGTGCCCGTCGATCCGAAAACAAAATCCGGAGCGATTCCGGAAATGCGCCACTGGGACCCCGACTGCTGGCTCGACGGGAAGACCTACTATGCCGTGTCCGGCGGAAGAGATCCTCATCTCATGAAATCCTCCGACCTGAAGAAATGGGAGTATCTCGGCCGCCTGCTGCACGACGAGATACCGGACGTCGGCGTGCCTCGCAACGAGGACATCTCCTGTCCCAACATGTTCCGCCTCGGCGACAAGTCGATGCTGCTCTGCCTGAGTCACTGGCTCGGTTGCCGCTATTACCTGGGCCACTTCAAGGATGAAAAGTATGTGCCGGAATCCCACGGCCTCATGAACTGGTTCAGCGAGTTCGACAAGGGTCATGAAGATGTGGATGTATTCGCTCCCGAGAGCGTCCTCACGCCGGATGGCCGCCGCGTCATGTGGGCCTGGTCGCGCGTGAAAGAACGGCTCAAGGGCGTCCCCATCCAGAGCAGCGTTCAATCTCTTCCCCGCGAACTCAGCCTTCCCAAGGACGGCGTCCTGCGCATCCGACCGCTCCGCGAACTGGAGACCTTGCGCTTCGACGAGAGGAGCGAATCCAATCTGAAGCTGGAAAGTGGCACGTCCTACCGGCTCCGGGAAATCTCTGGCGATGTCCTTGAGATCCGGGTCGTTGTCCAACCCGGGGCCGCGCAGCAATTCGGGGTCCGCCTTTACTGTGACCAGAAAGGCAAGCATGGCTTTCCCATCACCATCGAGCCCGGAAAGAAATCCATGAGCCTGGGCGAAACGCGAGTGCCCTTCGAGTTGAAAGCTGCAGAGAATCTCGATCTGCGAATCTTCCTCGACAAGAACATTATCGAGGTCTTCGCCAACGACCGACAGGCGGCTCTCGCCCCCTGCAAGTACGACCCGAAAAACCTGGGAGTTTTTCTGTTCTGCGGGGAAAGTGCCATTCTGGTGAGGGAGGTGAAAGGCTGGAAAATGCGGTCCATTTACGACAACCCTCTGAAAACAGAGAATTGA